One segment of Candidatus Nitrospira nitrosa DNA contains the following:
- a CDS encoding LapA family protein has protein sequence MTRLILVGILLLLSLAFVLQNQEQEVTLRYFFGLLEASTPIYKPVMAGFVVGLLVSAILLCPPWVRSRIQLRRKTKALQQAEVDLERLRQSLEKVSGRTPTPADIEPVRHFADE, from the coding sequence ATGACGCGCCTCATTCTTGTCGGCATCCTCTTGCTCCTTTCACTGGCGTTTGTCCTACAAAACCAGGAGCAGGAAGTTACGCTGCGGTATTTCTTCGGCTTACTTGAGGCCTCCACACCAATTTATAAACCCGTTATGGCGGGGTTCGTCGTGGGGCTCCTGGTTTCCGCTATCCTACTCTGCCCTCCTTGGGTGCGCAGCCGTATTCAGCTACGTCGTAAGACAAAGGCACTACAACAGGCCGAGGTAGACCTAGAGCGGCTTCGACAATCGCTCGAGAAGGTATCTGGACGGACTCCCACCCCGGCAGACATAGAACCCGTGAGACATTTTGCTGATGAGTGA
- a CDS encoding NAD(P)H-hydrate dehydratase, which yields MIKIITAAQMQELERRTIGEARIPATTLMERAGSGVATCIEQWMGTVSGKTITVVCGKGNNGGDGFVAARLLRRRRANVRVLAMASLSELSRDAALMYRQFVKVAGKSAVIPYRSKEVSHSLFQESDLLVDALLGTGLSSTVTGRYGEVIQSMNEVNRHVVAIDLPSGLHADTGTAFGSAVHAALTVTFGLPKIGLYQNQGIDLAGNIHLVDIGIPPSYVDAIESRVALLTPQWVHEHLPRRERSGHKGTYGHAGVIAGSVGKTGAAAMAAQAALRVGAGLVTVATPSSVNDVLEAKLLEVMTLPMPETKARTFSRAALDRLLAFMATRDAIAIGPGLSTHHETVELIQALTARLDRPAVLDADALNALTGRTAILASCKIPPIITPHPGEMARLEAEATPQTVNRDRIGTATRFARERGLFVILKGARTVIARPDGTIAICPTGNPGMATAGTGDVLTGMVVGLLAQGLPSWEAACTATYLHGAAGDLAAAIKGEMGMIAGDLLEHIPTALNKILAPPTNQVRSGT from the coding sequence ATGATCAAAATCATCACCGCTGCACAAATGCAGGAGCTCGAGCGCCGAACTATCGGAGAAGCTCGCATCCCTGCGACTACCTTGATGGAGCGAGCGGGGTCAGGCGTGGCCACATGCATCGAGCAGTGGATGGGGACTGTCAGTGGTAAGACGATTACCGTGGTCTGTGGGAAAGGGAATAATGGCGGCGACGGGTTCGTGGCCGCTCGGCTGCTTCGGCGACGCCGTGCCAATGTTCGTGTCCTGGCGATGGCCTCCCTCTCCGAGTTAAGCCGAGACGCTGCGTTGATGTACAGGCAGTTTGTAAAAGTTGCCGGCAAGTCTGCCGTCATTCCCTACAGATCCAAGGAGGTGTCGCACTCGCTGTTCCAGGAAAGCGATCTACTTGTGGATGCGCTGCTTGGAACGGGACTGTCTTCGACCGTCACCGGTCGCTATGGCGAAGTGATTCAGAGCATGAACGAGGTGAACCGTCACGTCGTGGCTATTGATTTACCCTCGGGCCTTCACGCCGATACCGGAACCGCGTTTGGATCGGCTGTTCATGCCGCGCTCACAGTCACCTTTGGCCTGCCCAAGATAGGTCTGTACCAGAATCAAGGGATCGACTTGGCTGGGAACATCCATCTTGTCGATATTGGGATACCACCGTCCTATGTCGATGCCATAGAAAGCCGAGTGGCCTTACTCACACCTCAGTGGGTTCACGAGCATCTTCCACGACGTGAGCGATCGGGACACAAGGGAACCTACGGACACGCCGGGGTCATTGCAGGGTCTGTTGGAAAGACCGGCGCGGCCGCGATGGCTGCCCAAGCGGCACTGCGTGTAGGGGCCGGCCTCGTCACCGTTGCAACTCCTTCAAGTGTCAACGACGTATTGGAAGCCAAACTCTTGGAAGTCATGACCCTCCCGATGCCGGAAACAAAGGCCAGGACGTTTTCCCGCGCCGCATTAGATCGTCTCCTCGCCTTCATGGCGACCAGAGATGCGATAGCAATCGGCCCAGGATTATCAACTCATCATGAGACGGTTGAACTCATCCAGGCATTGACCGCACGACTCGACCGACCAGCGGTGCTTGACGCTGATGCGCTGAATGCCCTGACTGGACGTACCGCGATCCTCGCGTCATGCAAAATCCCTCCGATCATCACTCCCCATCCAGGGGAAATGGCTCGGTTGGAGGCTGAGGCCACTCCTCAGACAGTTAATCGTGATCGAATTGGTACCGCCACTCGATTTGCCAGAGAGCGTGGTTTGTTCGTCATCTTGAAGGGAGCACGAACGGTTATTGCACGACCAGACGGCACCATTGCAATCTGTCCAACCGGTAACCCTGGGATGGCGACCGCCGGTACGGGAGATGTGTTGACTGGGATGGTCGTTGGTCTGCTGGCGCAAGGCCTGCCGTCATGGGAAGCTGCCTGCACGGCAACCTATCTGCACGGAGCAGCCGGCGATCTGGCTGCAGCCATCAAGGGGGAAATGGGCATGATCGCGGGGGACCTGCTTGAGCACATTCCCACTGCGCTGAACAAGATTCTGGCCCCCCCCACGAACCAGGTCCGGTCGGGAACTTAA
- the tsaE gene encoding tRNA (adenosine(37)-N6)-threonylcarbamoyltransferase complex ATPase subunit type 1 TsaE: MARAVRSRGLVLNSRRETELIGESIGRVLREGDVIALIGDLGAGKTALVHGIVSGLDAPPSVVTSPTFMLMHRYHGRLPLIHMDLYRLSSLEEAEAVGLAEVFTDDAATAVEWADRFPTLLPSDRLELRLSHRTFTTRSIQFMAQGTRSRSLLARIRKALPSRQRQGQPPRPGPSEKRKAPIR; this comes from the coding sequence ATGGCCCGAGCAGTTCGCTCCCGTGGTCTTGTCCTGAACTCTCGACGTGAGACGGAGTTAATCGGAGAATCCATCGGGCGGGTCCTTCGCGAAGGAGATGTGATTGCATTGATCGGTGATCTGGGAGCTGGGAAGACGGCATTAGTCCACGGGATCGTCTCTGGTCTTGATGCTCCCCCCAGCGTAGTCACCAGTCCGACATTCATGTTGATGCACCGATACCACGGGCGACTCCCTTTGATTCATATGGATCTATACCGATTGAGCAGTCTTGAAGAGGCCGAGGCCGTCGGTCTCGCTGAAGTTTTTACCGACGACGCGGCGACAGCCGTTGAGTGGGCTGACCGATTTCCAACCCTCCTTCCTTCTGACCGGCTCGAATTGCGGTTGAGTCACAGAACCTTCACCACTCGATCGATTCAGTTTATGGCACAGGGGACACGATCCCGTTCACTGTTGGCGCGCATCAGGAAAGCCTTGCCATCGAGGCAGAGGCAAGGTCAACCGCCACGTCCAGGACCTAGTGAAAAGAGAAAGGCCCCCATTCGATGA
- a CDS encoding M16 family metallopeptidase has product MYRKVILNNGIRLVTERIPTVKSVTIGIWVNAGSRDERPEEAGYSHFIEHMLFKGTTSRSATDISREIDALGGEMNAFTTRETTTFYVKVLDQHLPQALDLLSDLFFRSRLAQKEIEKEKQVVLEEIRMVQDDPEDLIQELHAKLVMGTHPLSRPILGKASTIGHIRRQDLLEYMDRHYRPEGIVVALAGNFDQQKLEKMMTRLFGRYQASKATDSGTRWPAELHGGVTLKRKPLEQVHLCVGLQGIAAGHKDRYVIYALNSVLGGSVSSRLFQEIREKRGLSYSVYSFLSGYSDTGTVTVYAGTRASEVARVLDLIRREIQKMARRGMTSEELKRTKEQMKGGLMLSLESSHSRMNKLAKDELIAGTHTSLEEMISDIDAVTEQQVNRVARTLFTTEHMAVTGLGPLSSQQTKVLGKRFSLSMA; this is encoded by the coding sequence TTGTATCGCAAGGTCATCCTCAACAACGGGATTCGCTTGGTCACCGAGCGAATCCCGACCGTCAAATCCGTCACCATAGGTATTTGGGTGAATGCCGGCTCTCGGGACGAACGTCCCGAAGAAGCCGGGTATTCTCACTTTATCGAGCATATGTTGTTCAAAGGAACGACATCACGCTCCGCGACGGACATCTCCCGTGAAATAGACGCACTCGGTGGAGAAATGAATGCGTTTACCACGCGCGAAACGACGACCTTCTATGTCAAAGTCCTGGATCAGCATCTGCCTCAAGCCTTAGACCTTCTCTCGGACCTCTTCTTTCGTTCTCGGCTCGCGCAGAAGGAAATCGAAAAAGAGAAGCAGGTCGTACTCGAAGAAATTCGCATGGTGCAAGACGATCCCGAGGATCTCATTCAAGAGTTACACGCCAAATTGGTGATGGGCACGCATCCGTTGAGTCGTCCTATCCTTGGGAAAGCGTCCACCATTGGCCACATTCGTCGCCAAGATCTGCTCGAGTACATGGATCGACATTATCGCCCGGAAGGCATCGTTGTGGCTCTTGCTGGGAACTTCGATCAACAGAAGCTTGAGAAAATGATGACCAGGCTCTTTGGACGCTACCAGGCCTCAAAGGCCACCGATTCGGGAACGCGTTGGCCGGCTGAACTGCACGGCGGTGTGACCCTGAAGCGGAAGCCCTTGGAGCAGGTCCATCTCTGCGTGGGACTTCAAGGAATCGCGGCCGGCCATAAGGACCGATATGTGATATATGCGCTCAACAGCGTCTTAGGAGGGAGCGTCAGTTCAAGACTCTTTCAAGAGATCAGAGAGAAGCGTGGGTTATCCTACTCGGTTTATTCGTTCTTATCGGGGTATTCAGATACGGGGACCGTCACAGTGTATGCCGGAACCCGAGCCAGCGAAGTTGCGCGGGTGCTGGACCTGATCCGTCGAGAAATTCAGAAAATGGCTCGCCGGGGAATGACTAGTGAGGAACTCAAACGGACCAAGGAACAAATGAAAGGCGGCCTGATGTTGAGTTTGGAGAGTTCACACAGCCGCATGAACAAACTTGCCAAGGACGAACTCATTGCCGGCACTCATACCTCCTTAGAGGAAATGATCTCAGATATTGACGCCGTGACGGAGCAGCAGGTCAACCGAGTAGCACGTACTCTGTTTACAACAGAGCATATGGCCGTAACAGGTTTGGGACCACTTTCATCACAACAGACCAAGGTGTTAGGGAAACGGTTCTCTCTGTCGATGGCCTGA
- the alaC gene encoding alanine transaminase produces MGLGDGFYRIKRLPPYVFAQVQALKLEARQRGEDIIDFGMGNPDQPTPTHIVEKMIEAARKGKNHRYSASRGITKLRHAICGWYKRNYNVDLDPETEAIVTIGSKEGLAHLALAIIGPGDVVMTPTPTYPIHMYSFIIAGGEVCGIELRQDSDFFEDLTRVYRQTFPRPKILVINFPHNPTTAVADLGFFKKIVAFAKEHNVIVIHDLAYADLVFDGYKAPSFLQVPGAKDCGVEFYTLSKAYNMPGWRVGFCVGNREVVGALAKIKSYLDYGIFQPLQIASVIALNGPQDCVKETVHRYQKRRDVLVGGLNRIGWQVAKPLATMFVWARIPLPYRHMGSLEFSKLLLKDAKVAVSPGIGFGEGGDEYVRFGLVENEHRTRQAVRGIRKTLKLEGDEE; encoded by the coding sequence ATGGGGTTGGGCGACGGGTTTTATCGAATCAAGCGATTGCCTCCGTATGTCTTCGCGCAGGTTCAAGCACTGAAGCTGGAAGCACGGCAACGGGGTGAAGACATCATCGACTTCGGCATGGGGAATCCGGATCAACCTACCCCTACGCACATTGTCGAGAAGATGATCGAAGCCGCACGTAAAGGGAAGAATCATCGTTACTCTGCATCACGTGGGATCACCAAGCTTCGGCACGCCATTTGCGGGTGGTACAAGCGAAACTATAATGTCGATCTCGACCCGGAGACCGAAGCGATCGTCACGATCGGATCGAAGGAAGGCCTCGCGCACCTCGCTCTGGCCATCATCGGTCCCGGCGACGTGGTCATGACTCCTACGCCGACCTATCCTATTCATATGTACAGTTTCATCATTGCCGGCGGGGAAGTCTGCGGCATCGAGCTTCGCCAGGACAGCGATTTTTTTGAAGATCTCACCCGTGTCTATCGGCAGACGTTCCCGCGGCCCAAGATTCTGGTTATCAATTTCCCGCACAACCCCACAACCGCGGTGGCGGATCTGGGCTTTTTCAAGAAGATCGTGGCGTTTGCCAAGGAACACAATGTCATCGTCATCCACGATCTGGCCTATGCTGATCTGGTCTTTGACGGCTATAAGGCCCCGAGTTTTCTTCAGGTTCCAGGAGCAAAGGACTGCGGGGTGGAATTTTATACCCTGTCGAAAGCCTATAATATGCCTGGCTGGCGCGTCGGCTTCTGTGTCGGTAATCGAGAGGTCGTCGGTGCGTTGGCGAAGATCAAGAGCTACCTCGATTATGGGATTTTCCAGCCTCTTCAAATTGCGAGCGTCATCGCACTGAACGGCCCACAGGACTGTGTCAAAGAAACCGTGCATCGATATCAGAAACGTCGCGATGTGCTGGTCGGTGGGCTGAACCGAATTGGGTGGCAAGTCGCGAAGCCGTTGGCGACAATGTTCGTGTGGGCGCGCATCCCCTTGCCCTATCGCCACATGGGCTCGTTGGAGTTTTCGAAGCTCTTGCTCAAAGACGCCAAGGTGGCGGTGTCGCCTGGAATCGGATTCGGCGAAGGGGGCGATGAGTACGTGCGGTTTGGACTCGTGGAGAACGAACATCGTACGCGGCAGGCGGTCCGTGGGATCCGCAAAACCCTCAAGCTTGAGGGAGACGAGGAATGA
- a CDS encoding pyridoxine 5'-phosphate synthase encodes MARLGVNIDHVATLRQARGGTDPDPLAAAVLVELAGADGLVVHLREDRRHIQDRDLHLLREVSRTKLDLEMATDAEMAKIALNIKPDLVTLVPEKRQELTTEGGLDVVGERERIQHIVNLLRNGGIPVCVFIEPDLNHIKAAHKIGVDFVELHTGRYANATRSKEADTEFEAITLAAKLAYKLGIGVNAGHGLNYRNIKRLTHVPEIVEYNIGHSIIARAVLVGLVQAVKEMKALLG; translated from the coding sequence ATGGCTCGGCTCGGCGTGAATATCGACCATGTTGCGACCTTGAGACAGGCTCGTGGGGGGACCGATCCTGATCCGTTGGCGGCCGCCGTTCTCGTTGAACTGGCAGGGGCTGATGGTTTAGTCGTTCATCTTCGAGAAGACCGACGCCACATTCAAGATCGAGATCTACATCTGCTTCGCGAAGTTTCCCGAACAAAGCTCGACCTTGAAATGGCCACGGACGCCGAGATGGCAAAGATCGCCCTCAATATCAAACCCGACCTTGTCACCCTGGTACCGGAAAAGCGTCAGGAACTCACCACGGAGGGCGGCCTCGATGTCGTGGGTGAACGAGAGCGCATTCAGCACATCGTGAACTTGCTCCGTAACGGCGGCATCCCGGTCTGCGTCTTTATTGAGCCGGACTTGAACCACATTAAAGCCGCCCATAAAATCGGGGTGGATTTCGTGGAGCTGCACACCGGACGCTATGCCAATGCGACGCGATCGAAAGAAGCCGACACCGAATTCGAGGCTATTACCCTCGCCGCAAAACTCGCGTACAAACTTGGAATCGGTGTGAACGCAGGACATGGGCTGAACTACCGTAATATCAAACGGCTGACGCATGTTCCTGAAATCGTGGAATACAATATCGGGCATAGCATTATTGCGCGTGCGGTCCTTGTGGGCCTAGTGCAAGCCGTCAAAGAAATGAAGGCGCTGCTGGGCTAG
- the pnp gene encoding polyribonucleotide nucleotidyltransferase, with product MIHVVEVEVAGRMLRLETGRVAKQADGSIWASYGDTVVLATAVSAQTAKPGIDFLPLTVDYQEKAYAAGKIPGGYFKREGRPAEKEVLTSRLIDRPLRPLFPEGFYFETQVIASVLSADKTGSADVIGITAASAALAISNIPFNGPVAGVKIGYIKGQLVVNPDLEAMEQSDLHLVVAGTADAVMMVEAGANELSEQTMLQALELAHSEIKKIVQKIDELAKKVGCVKRNVVQESIDPTLQAEIKSLVAQPIRDAIMISNKSARQERLDQILAETVQKLQKPEDASRERHIKIVFHQLEYTEVRKMILEKQSRADGRGPSDIRPITCEVGALPRAHGSAIFTRGETQSLAVVTLGTTDDEQRIDALEGEYTRTFMLHYNFPPFSVGEARPLRSPGRREVGHGALAERALKPVIPAKDVFPYTLRIVSEILESNGSSSMATVCGGTLAMMDAGVPIKEPVAGIAMGLIKEGNDVIILSDILGLEDHLGDMDFKVCGTKNGVTALQMDIKIGGITTTLMQQALEQARSGRLHILGRMANALQGPRTELSAFAPRIHTMKVKQDKIRDIIGQGGKTIRGIQADCGVKISVEDSGIVTIASSDGESLQKAKDIINRLTEEVEVGKVYSGTVRKIMDFGAFVEVLPGTDGLVHISQLAHHRVKSVSDEVAEGDQILVKVLEIDKQGKIRLSRKETIPAPTTGGAPDPAGG from the coding sequence ATGATACATGTTGTAGAGGTAGAAGTTGCCGGTCGTATGCTCCGGCTTGAAACCGGTCGCGTCGCGAAACAAGCCGACGGATCAATTTGGGCATCCTACGGTGATACCGTCGTGCTCGCTACGGCTGTTTCAGCCCAAACCGCCAAGCCTGGGATCGACTTTCTTCCCTTGACGGTCGACTACCAGGAAAAAGCCTATGCGGCAGGCAAGATTCCTGGAGGCTATTTTAAACGGGAAGGCCGACCGGCTGAGAAGGAGGTCTTGACCAGCCGATTGATTGATCGTCCCCTGCGTCCGCTCTTCCCTGAAGGATTCTATTTCGAAACCCAGGTCATCGCCTCGGTCCTCTCAGCCGACAAGACGGGCTCGGCCGACGTGATCGGAATTACCGCGGCCTCGGCGGCACTGGCCATATCCAATATCCCATTCAATGGGCCCGTCGCCGGAGTGAAGATCGGCTATATCAAGGGTCAGCTCGTCGTCAATCCAGACCTCGAAGCCATGGAACAAAGCGACCTCCATCTCGTGGTGGCCGGAACGGCCGATGCGGTTATGATGGTGGAGGCAGGTGCCAATGAACTTTCCGAACAAACCATGCTGCAGGCGCTGGAGTTAGCTCACAGCGAAATCAAGAAGATTGTTCAGAAGATCGATGAATTAGCGAAGAAGGTGGGATGCGTTAAGCGAAACGTCGTACAGGAGTCGATTGATCCCACGCTGCAGGCGGAGATTAAGTCTCTGGTGGCCCAGCCGATTCGGGACGCCATTATGATTTCCAACAAGAGTGCGCGGCAGGAGCGATTGGACCAAATCCTTGCGGAGACCGTTCAAAAGCTCCAGAAACCAGAAGACGCTTCACGTGAGCGGCATATCAAGATCGTCTTTCATCAACTGGAGTACACGGAAGTCCGGAAGATGATTCTGGAGAAACAGTCGCGGGCGGACGGCCGTGGGCCATCCGACATCCGACCGATCACCTGTGAAGTCGGCGCCTTGCCGCGCGCGCATGGTTCGGCCATCTTTACCCGCGGAGAAACCCAGAGTCTCGCCGTTGTGACCTTGGGGACGACGGACGATGAGCAGCGAATTGATGCGTTAGAAGGGGAGTATACCCGTACATTCATGCTGCATTACAACTTCCCGCCCTTCAGTGTCGGTGAAGCGCGACCGCTTCGCTCACCAGGTAGACGTGAAGTCGGCCACGGCGCATTGGCGGAGCGGGCGTTGAAGCCTGTCATCCCCGCTAAGGATGTGTTTCCATACACTCTGCGCATTGTTTCGGAGATTCTGGAATCCAATGGGTCCTCCTCGATGGCTACAGTCTGTGGCGGAACGTTGGCAATGATGGATGCGGGTGTTCCAATCAAGGAGCCCGTTGCCGGTATTGCGATGGGGCTCATTAAAGAAGGAAACGATGTGATTATCTTGTCCGACATTCTCGGCCTTGAAGATCACTTGGGTGATATGGATTTCAAAGTATGCGGGACGAAGAACGGGGTGACCGCACTTCAAATGGACATCAAGATTGGTGGGATTACCACTACCTTGATGCAGCAAGCGTTGGAACAAGCCCGATCGGGACGTCTCCACATTCTGGGCCGCATGGCGAACGCACTCCAGGGGCCACGCACCGAACTCTCAGCCTTTGCCCCCCGCATCCACACGATGAAGGTCAAGCAGGACAAAATACGGGATATCATCGGGCAGGGAGGGAAGACGATCCGCGGGATTCAAGCCGATTGTGGCGTCAAGATCAGCGTTGAAGACAGCGGGATTGTCACGATCGCGTCCTCGGACGGTGAATCTCTCCAGAAAGCCAAGGACATCATCAACCGCCTGACCGAGGAAGTCGAAGTCGGGAAGGTCTATTCCGGGACGGTAAGAAAAATCATGGACTTCGGCGCCTTCGTCGAGGTCTTGCCGGGCACGGACGGACTCGTGCACATCTCTCAGCTCGCCCATCATCGCGTAAAATCGGTTTCTGATGAAGTGGCCGAAGGAGACCAAATTTTGGTCAAAGTGCTTGAAATCGATAAGCAGGGGAAAATCCGCCTCAGTCGAAAAGAAACTATTCCGGCACCGACCACCGGCGGCGCACCTGATCCAGCGGGTGGGTAA
- the mutS gene encoding DNA mismatch repair protein MutS, whose translation MSETTLSPLMRQFRDIKQGYPDAILFFRVGDFYEMFYEDALEASRLLSIALTSRDKNSPHPIPLCGVPYHSATGYIAKLLNAGRLVALCEQVEDPKSAKGLVRREVVRLYTPGTLVDTEFLIPGELNYLAALAVHPDADFGQRIGLASLEVSTGEFWLIEFRGSQAVSQVLNELSRLDPRELIFPADLDSRSVQWIRQITGPRLCERPAAPFETLRATHLLTSHFRGTSLESLGCQGFPAAVGAAGAVLDYFRATQPAVPLDHIRRLSVRGNDEVMHLDGTTIRNLELLKPLSAREQTDATGPLTLLSVLDHTVTAMGCRLLRQWVVMPLLRCKLIQARLDAVEELKESLFVRTSLRRALREVQDIARLGTRITLGLANPRELLALKQSLAAMPEISTQLTSLQSELLVQSFATWDGAEDLYDLIERAIRPDAPLSLRDGNIIREGYAPDIDELRKASKEGKEWIAALEGRERERTGIESLKVRYNQVFGYYIEITKANLGRVPPDYIRKQTLVNAERFTTAELQELEERVIGADVKLLASEQETFVALRSRLATETHRLDRMATLLALIDVLAGLAETAALYRYSKPTVTEGGGITIREGRHPVVERICQDSVFVPNDTTLDLATERLLIITGPNMAGKSTYLRQVALIVLMAQVGCFVPATEARIGLADRIFTRVGASDNLAGGQSTFMVEMVETSTILRHATQRSLLLLDEIGRGTSTYDGLSLAWAIAEYIHDCTQLGARTLFATHYHEMTQLESQRIGIKNYRVAVQECDGDIVFLRKIIAGKADRSYGIHVAKLAGLPPEVVGRAQAVLSQLERPESTPTVSASGPSQQPAQPLPQPHPLIEEVKQIDLFSITPLDAMNRLADLQRMAKTEIAESSVSQ comes from the coding sequence ATGAGTGAGACAACGCTCAGCCCTCTCATGCGTCAGTTCCGTGACATCAAGCAGGGATACCCGGACGCGATTTTATTTTTCCGTGTCGGAGATTTTTACGAGATGTTCTACGAAGACGCGCTGGAAGCGTCTCGGCTCCTCTCAATTGCATTAACGTCCCGAGATAAGAATAGTCCTCACCCAATTCCGCTGTGCGGTGTCCCATACCATTCGGCCACCGGTTACATTGCAAAATTGCTCAACGCTGGACGCTTGGTCGCCCTATGTGAGCAAGTAGAGGACCCGAAGTCTGCCAAAGGCCTGGTCAGACGCGAGGTCGTTCGCCTGTACACACCTGGTACGCTGGTGGACACCGAGTTCCTGATTCCTGGAGAGCTCAACTATCTGGCCGCCCTCGCCGTTCATCCGGATGCCGATTTTGGTCAACGGATTGGGCTTGCCAGCCTCGAAGTGTCGACCGGAGAGTTCTGGTTGATAGAGTTTCGCGGTTCACAGGCGGTGAGCCAGGTTCTGAATGAATTGTCTCGACTCGATCCTCGTGAGCTGATCTTCCCAGCGGACCTCGATAGCCGGAGCGTGCAATGGATCAGACAGATCACAGGACCACGCTTGTGTGAACGTCCGGCTGCTCCATTTGAGACCCTCCGTGCGACCCATCTACTGACGAGTCATTTCCGCGGTACCTCGCTTGAAAGCCTGGGATGTCAGGGATTCCCAGCTGCCGTCGGCGCAGCCGGCGCGGTGCTGGACTATTTCCGTGCGACCCAGCCCGCAGTGCCATTGGATCACATCCGCCGATTATCCGTTCGGGGGAATGACGAAGTCATGCATCTCGATGGGACAACCATTCGAAATCTGGAACTCCTGAAGCCGTTGTCCGCTCGGGAACAAACGGATGCAACCGGTCCCTTAACACTGTTGTCCGTGCTGGACCACACGGTCACTGCAATGGGATGTCGGCTGTTACGTCAGTGGGTGGTTATGCCTCTGTTGCGTTGCAAGCTCATCCAAGCACGTCTTGATGCCGTGGAAGAACTCAAGGAGTCTCTCTTCGTACGAACGTCCTTACGCAGAGCATTGCGGGAGGTCCAGGACATTGCACGGCTCGGGACACGTATCACGCTCGGTTTGGCCAACCCTCGTGAATTGCTGGCATTGAAACAGTCGCTTGCCGCCATGCCTGAAATCTCCACCCAACTGACTTCCCTTCAGAGCGAATTATTAGTCCAGTCCTTCGCAACATGGGATGGCGCGGAAGATCTGTACGATCTGATCGAACGAGCCATCCGCCCGGATGCCCCGCTTTCTTTACGTGACGGTAATATCATTCGAGAAGGCTATGCCCCAGACATCGATGAACTTCGAAAAGCCAGTAAGGAAGGGAAGGAATGGATCGCTGCCCTGGAAGGCCGAGAACGCGAACGAACCGGAATTGAGTCCTTGAAGGTTCGTTACAATCAGGTATTCGGCTATTACATCGAGATTACAAAAGCCAATCTGGGCCGTGTCCCACCGGACTACATTCGGAAACAAACACTCGTCAACGCAGAGCGTTTTACCACTGCGGAGCTTCAGGAATTAGAAGAGCGCGTGATCGGTGCCGACGTGAAACTTCTCGCCTCCGAACAGGAGACCTTCGTAGCTCTTCGCTCCCGGCTGGCTACCGAAACCCATCGGTTGGACCGAATGGCGACACTGTTGGCTCTGATCGATGTGCTCGCCGGTTTAGCCGAGACGGCGGCCCTCTATCGGTACTCAAAGCCGACCGTGACGGAGGGTGGTGGGATTACGATCAGGGAAGGTCGACATCCCGTCGTCGAACGGATTTGTCAGGATTCAGTTTTTGTACCGAACGACACGACTCTGGACCTTGCCACTGAAAGGCTGCTCATCATCACCGGCCCCAATATGGCAGGAAAGAGCACCTACCTTCGGCAGGTTGCGTTGATTGTGCTCATGGCCCAGGTAGGATGTTTTGTCCCGGCTACAGAGGCGCGCATCGGTTTGGCCGACCGGATTTTCACCAGAGTTGGTGCATCCGACAATTTGGCTGGAGGGCAAAGTACGTTCATGGTTGAGATGGTTGAAACTTCGACTATTCTCCGTCACGCTACGCAAAGGAGTTTGCTCTTACTGGATGAAATCGGCCGCGGAACCAGCACCTATGATGGTCTCAGCCTTGCGTGGGCCATTGCCGAGTATATCCATGATTGCACACAGCTCGGTGCTCGTACTCTCTTTGCCACCCACTATCACGAGATGACTCAATTGGAGTCTCAACGTATCGGAATTAAGAACTATCGTGTGGCTGTTCAGGAATGCGATGGAGACATCGTGTTTCTGAGAAAGATCATCGCCGGTAAGGCCGATCGCAGTTATGGCATTCACGTAGCCAAACTTGCAGGGCTTCCCCCGGAGGTGGTTGGTCGCGCTCAAGCAGTCTTATCGCAACTCGAACGACCCGAGTCTACCCCTACCGTCTCGGCTTCAGGTCCATCACAACAACCTGCCCAACCTCTTCCTCAACCCCATCCATTGATAGAAGAGGTGAAGCAGATCGATCTGTTCTCGATAACCCCACTCGATGCCATGAATCGCCTTGCTGATCTGCAGCGGATGGCTAAAACAGAGATCGCCGAATCATCCGTTAGTCAGTAA